A single Crateriforma conspicua DNA region contains:
- a CDS encoding vanadium-dependent haloperoxidase, producing MYRSLFLFGCTIVLMSARAADADVVLDWNATASDVLVADQTYQNPGMASRTMAMVNIAIHDALAASGVGSGTFYSYNSLPSTQSALANATAATAAHTVLSSIYSGQQGSLDAALDQALAGHSMADRSTAMAAGQAIGQTVVAARANDGFNTNVQYQPTNTVGHWQPDPINSSQQAWGPNWGDVQTFCLPSVQPFLPAAPPAITSQQYASAFNEVKSLGSVNSTERTKEQTDIGKFWAYDRLGMGTPMRLYNQALRNIAESQINAEGRINNVSENADLFAKATVAMADAGIVAWNAKFEHDLWRPVTGIREADQDENPDTVADPNWTPLGAPEINGPNFTPPFPTYISGHATFGGAMFTTIAEFYDTNEVTFSLESDELPGMIRTFDRLSDAMAENGRSRVYLGIHWNYDDTVGQTTGANIAQFITSQPFTAAAVPEPSGLAILVVIGIHAARRRRR from the coding sequence ATGTACAGATCCCTTTTTTTGTTCGGCTGCACCATCGTGTTGATGTCCGCGCGCGCCGCGGACGCCGATGTCGTTTTGGACTGGAACGCCACCGCGAGCGATGTGCTGGTCGCTGACCAGACGTATCAAAATCCTGGGATGGCATCGCGAACCATGGCGATGGTCAACATTGCCATCCATGATGCGTTGGCGGCAAGCGGTGTGGGCAGCGGAACCTTCTATTCCTACAACAGCCTGCCGTCGACACAGTCGGCGTTGGCCAACGCAACGGCCGCAACCGCCGCCCACACGGTTCTGTCATCGATCTACTCTGGCCAACAGGGATCGCTGGACGCCGCACTGGATCAGGCCTTGGCCGGACACAGCATGGCCGACCGATCCACCGCAATGGCTGCCGGACAAGCCATCGGACAGACGGTCGTCGCCGCTCGTGCCAACGACGGCTTCAACACCAACGTGCAATACCAGCCGACCAACACGGTTGGCCATTGGCAGCCCGACCCGATCAACAGTTCACAACAGGCGTGGGGACCGAACTGGGGTGACGTCCAAACCTTTTGCCTGCCATCGGTCCAACCGTTCCTTCCTGCGGCGCCCCCGGCAATCACAAGCCAACAGTACGCCAGCGCTTTCAATGAAGTCAAATCACTGGGATCGGTAAACAGCACCGAACGGACGAAAGAGCAAACGGATATCGGCAAGTTCTGGGCCTATGACCGACTGGGGATGGGAACGCCGATGCGACTGTACAACCAAGCCCTTCGAAACATCGCCGAGTCGCAAATCAACGCCGAGGGACGCATCAATAACGTGTCGGAAAACGCCGACTTGTTTGCCAAAGCAACCGTCGCAATGGCGGACGCGGGCATCGTCGCTTGGAACGCAAAATTCGAACACGATCTGTGGCGTCCCGTGACGGGAATTCGCGAAGCAGACCAAGACGAGAATCCTGATACCGTGGCAGATCCAAACTGGACACCACTGGGTGCACCGGAGATCAATGGGCCCAACTTCACCCCGCCGTTCCCGACCTACATTTCAGGCCACGCGACGTTCGGCGGCGCAATGTTCACGACGATTGCCGAATTCTACGACACCAACGAAGTCACATTTTCTTTGGAAAGCGACGAACTTCCCGGCATGATTCGGACGTTTGATCGTCTGTCCGATGCGATGGCCGAAAACGGACGCAGCCGTGTCTACCTGGGCATCCACTGGAACTATGACGACACCGTTGGCCAAACCACGGGAGCCAACATCGCCCAGTTTATCACCAGCCAGCCGTTTACCGCCGCCGCTGTGCCCGAACCGAGCGGCCTGGCCATTTTGGTGGTCATCGGCATTCATGCGGCCAGGCGTCGACGACGCTAG